A single genomic interval of Penaeus monodon isolate SGIC_2016 chromosome 30, NSTDA_Pmon_1, whole genome shotgun sequence harbors:
- the LOC119592594 gene encoding monocarboxylate transporter 12-B-like: MAVKSSLENGETGEKTVPDGGWGWMVALGCYVMVVTLPGMSLSFSILFSTFLLDLGVSSTTTAWIFNSHLLLWNLVGPLTGPLTTEFGFRKVCMICAGAGATCLILCSFATSAEFLLVAFGMGGLFGGLGCKPCYLIIANYFKRRRGLATAIMMAGMCTGQFAGPPLIRLLQETYGFRGATLIIGGIMLHSVAGAALFQPVQWHMKKEATSKDLRKQETPVDKQEDSSLINTSLTNPHAPLPLRNKRLRQVSESSASLHLSTVDISGYPTICEEDPDDYGSETSQDNPKTNGAWILIGRVFRLTIADLKILKSPPALIIALGGLLSQNGYLNFMLMMPFAVQAHGYALQDAAWCVSVAGICNLVARLGTTTLSDCSWFNMRLVYVLGACIFGSASLIFTFVTDIKWMMAIAGVWGFGVGVNISLFTLVMARIVGVENLAALLGASSLLVAFGFITLGPLIGLIRDVSSSYDVAIWVMVAEVMLFVLLWLCMPAAIRYERKAKEGKRTQH, from the exons ATGGCCGTGAAAAGTTCTTTGGAAAATGGAGAAACGGGAGAAAAGACTGTGCCTGACGGAGGTTGGGGATGGATGGTCGCCCTCGGCTGCTACGTAATGGTG gtAACGCTCCCTGGCATGTCCCTGagtttctccatccttttttccACCTTCTTGCTGGACTTGGGCGTGTCCTCGACCACCACAGCCTGGATCTTTAATTCTCACCTCTTGCTGTGGAACTTGGTGGGTCCGTTGACAGGTCCTCTCACGACAGAATTCGGGTTCCGGAAAGTCTGCATGATCTGTGCTGGCGCTGGTGCCACGTGCTTGATCCTGTGTTCCTTTGCTACCTCGGCAGAATTCCTTCTTGTAGCATTTGGCATGGGTG GTTTGTTCGGAGGTTTGGGATGCAAACCGTGTTACTTGATTATCGCTAACTACTTCAAGCGGCGTCGCGGTCTGGCCACGGCTATTATGATGGCAGGCATGTGTACGGGGCAGTTTGCAGGACCTCCGTTGATTCGCCTCTTGCAAGAAACTTACGGCTTCAGGGGCGCCACTCTCATCATTGGCGGCATAATGCTTCACAGTGTGGCCGGAGCTGCACTTTTTCAGCCCGTTCAGTGGCATATGAAGAAAGAAGCGACGTCGAAGGATCTGAGAAAGCAGGAGACACCAGTAGACAAACAGGAAGATTCATCACTTATTAACACATCATTAACCAATCCACATGCGCCACTACCGCTCCGAAATAAAAGGCTTCGACAAGTGAGCGAATCCTCTGCGTCCTTACACCTATCCACTGTGGATATATCTGGATATCCAACGATTTGCGAAGAAGACCCAGACGACTATGGCTCGGAGACGTCTCAAGACAATCCGAAGACCAATGGTGCTTGGATCTTAATAGGCCGGGTCTTTCGCTTAACAATCGCCGACTTGAAAATCCTAAAATCTCCGCCAGCCTTAATCATCGCGTTGGGAGGCCTCCTGTCCCAAAACGGCTACCTCAACTTCATGCTCATGATGCCCTTCGCCGTGCAGGCCCACGGGTATGCGCTGCAGGACGCGgcctggtgtgtgtctgtggctggTATATGCAACCTAGTGGCACGACTCGGCACAACGACTCTGTCTGACTGCTCTTGGTTTAACATGCGGCTTGTCTATGTACTTGGCGCTTGCATCTTTGGCTCTGCTTCCCTCA TTTTCACCTTCGTGACGGACATCAAGTGGATGATGGCGATAGCGGGCGTGTGGGGTTTCGGCGTGGGCGTGAacatctccctcttcaccctgGTAATGGCCCGGATCGTGGGCGTGGAGAACTTGGCCGCTCTCCTCGGCGCTTCCTCTCTGCTTGTGGCTTTTGGATTCATCACGTTGGGACCTCTTATAG GACTGATCCGTGACGTAAGCAGTAGTTACGACGTAGCCATATGGGTTATGGTGGCCGAAGTGATGCTCTTCGTTCTCCTGTGGCTCTGCATGCCGGCAGCTATTAGATACGAACgtaaagcgaaagagggaaaacGAACACAACACTGA